The Streptomyces sp. NBC_01689 genome includes a window with the following:
- a CDS encoding DUF2630 family protein has protein sequence MNQEQILAKITAMVDDERQLREALSSGQIDSDTEHQRLGQLERELDQCWDLLRQRRAKTEFGENPDEARVRPSSQVEGYQS, from the coding sequence ATGAACCAAGAGCAGATCCTGGCGAAGATCACGGCGATGGTGGACGACGAGCGACAGCTTCGCGAGGCGCTGTCGTCGGGACAGATCGACTCCGACACCGAACATCAGCGGCTCGGGCAGCTGGAGCGCGAGCTCGACCAGTGCTGGGACCTGCTGCGGCAGCGCCGCGCGAAGACCGAGTTCGGGGAGAACCCGGACGAGGCACGCGTGCGGCCGTCCTCGCAGGTCGAGGGCTACCAGAGCTGA
- a CDS encoding HAD family hydrolase: MTIKCVLFDFSGTLFRVESTDSWLRAVLTEAEVTVPEAELVRMAAELESVGALPGGAVPARPLPAELAEVWQRRDESGASHRAAFTGASRQVTLPDPALHDALYDRHMSPAAWRPYPDAAEVLSALRERGIAVGVVSNIGWDLRPVFREHGLDAYVGAYILSYEHGVQKPDVRLFATACEALGATPEGTLMVGDDRRADGGAAALGCATFFVDHLPVAVRPDGLRPVLDLVDRPAGRP; this comes from the coding sequence ATGACGATCAAGTGCGTGCTCTTCGACTTCTCCGGAACCCTGTTCCGCGTCGAGTCCACCGATTCCTGGCTGCGCGCCGTGCTGACGGAAGCAGAAGTAACCGTCCCGGAAGCGGAGTTGGTGCGGATGGCGGCCGAGCTGGAGTCGGTGGGCGCGCTCCCCGGCGGCGCCGTCCCCGCACGGCCGCTGCCGGCGGAGCTGGCCGAGGTGTGGCAGCGGCGCGACGAGAGCGGGGCGTCGCACCGGGCCGCCTTCACCGGCGCCTCCCGGCAGGTGACGCTGCCCGATCCCGCCCTGCACGACGCGCTGTACGACCGCCATATGAGTCCCGCCGCCTGGCGGCCCTACCCCGACGCGGCGGAGGTGCTCTCCGCGCTGCGCGAGCGGGGAATCGCGGTGGGCGTGGTCAGCAACATCGGCTGGGATCTGCGCCCCGTCTTCCGCGAGCACGGCCTCGACGCGTACGTCGGCGCCTACATCCTGTCGTACGAGCACGGAGTCCAGAAACCGGACGTCCGGCTGTTCGCGACCGCCTGCGAGGCACTGGGGGCGACGCCCGAGGGGACGCTGATGGTCGGGGACGACCGCCGGGCCGACGGGGGCGCGGCCGCGCTGGGCTGCGCGACGTTCTTCGTGGACCATCTGCCGGTCGCGGTCCGGCCGGACGGCCTGCGACCGGTGCTGGACCTCGTCGACCGACCGGCCGGCCGGCCCTGA
- a CDS encoding M56 family metallopeptidase, translating into MMVPAALLLLGALAAVVAPRLLARADWPDREPVVALWVWQCVVAAVLLCCALSMTLSAAAAWVAVRGHVFAPAPHSVVNAYALSAQGPWAATTAVVLACGGAWTAAMLVREVLGARARHRQSRAELRLRAPLLPGEEPSSDRLVVLEGERPDAWFLPGPAPQLVITTAALRRLKGRRLDAVLAHEQGHARARHDWLLHCSAALAVGFPQVPVFAAFRDEMHRLVELAADDMASRRFGRLTIALALVELNEDRGVFGPCPTPQAHLPARVRRLLTPQDRLTPSRRLRLTAAATLVPVIPLLVTFGPALRVLG; encoded by the coding sequence ATGATGGTCCCCGCGGCACTGTTGCTGCTCGGCGCCCTGGCCGCCGTGGTCGCTCCACGGCTGCTCGCCCGGGCTGACTGGCCGGACCGCGAGCCCGTGGTCGCCCTGTGGGTGTGGCAGTGCGTGGTGGCGGCCGTACTGCTGTGCTGTGCGCTGTCGATGACGTTGAGCGCGGCCGCCGCGTGGGTGGCGGTGCGCGGCCATGTGTTCGCCCCCGCGCCCCATTCCGTCGTGAACGCCTACGCGTTGAGTGCGCAGGGTCCGTGGGCCGCGACGACCGCGGTGGTACTCGCGTGCGGCGGCGCCTGGACCGCGGCGATGCTGGTCCGCGAAGTACTGGGCGCACGGGCGCGTCATCGTCAGAGCCGTGCCGAACTCCGCCTGCGCGCACCGCTGTTGCCGGGCGAGGAGCCCAGCAGCGATCGACTGGTGGTGCTGGAGGGCGAGCGTCCCGACGCGTGGTTCCTGCCCGGTCCCGCACCTCAACTCGTCATCACCACGGCCGCGTTGCGCCGCCTCAAGGGGCGCCGCCTGGACGCCGTGCTCGCCCACGAGCAGGGGCACGCGCGGGCCCGGCACGACTGGCTCCTGCACTGCTCCGCCGCACTCGCCGTCGGCTTCCCGCAGGTCCCGGTCTTCGCCGCGTTCCGCGACGAGATGCACCGGCTGGTCGAACTGGCCGCCGACGACATGGCGTCCCGCCGTTTCGGCCGTCTCACCATCGCCCTCGCACTGGTCGAACTCAACGAGGACCGGGGCGTGTTCGGTCCCTGCCCCACTCCGCAGGCACATCTCCCGGCACGGGTACGGCGCCTGCTCACCCCGCAGGACCGGCTGACGCCGTCGCGGCGGCTGCGCCTGACGGCCGCGGCCACGCTGGTGCCGGTGATCCCGCTGCTGGTGACGTTCGGACCGGCACTGCGGGTGCTCGGCTGA
- a CDS encoding DUF5134 domain-containing protein, with protein sequence MHGPASPGWLLVALCAATGAYCLLRMRSAVEEQRRTAGAEALMGFGMAVMAVPAAVAAPPHWAWLGYTAVFGAAALRALWAARTGRHHLHHLVGTCAMVYMAAVMAAAPSARHHAHGGAGVPLVTGALLVYFTAYVLLSGFRLLPVVAVAGNTETARSAGAAARGSAGTPGWGDRPELSQACRLSMGIAMLAMLVTL encoded by the coding sequence GTGCACGGACCGGCTTCGCCCGGCTGGCTGCTCGTCGCGCTGTGCGCGGCGACCGGGGCCTACTGTCTGCTGCGGATGCGCAGCGCGGTCGAGGAGCAGCGCCGCACGGCCGGCGCCGAGGCGCTCATGGGCTTCGGCATGGCGGTGATGGCCGTGCCCGCGGCCGTGGCCGCGCCTCCGCACTGGGCCTGGCTCGGGTACACGGCGGTGTTCGGGGCGGCCGCCCTGCGTGCGCTGTGGGCGGCCCGCACCGGCCGGCATCATCTTCATCATCTGGTCGGGACCTGCGCGATGGTCTACATGGCGGCGGTGATGGCCGCCGCCCCGTCCGCGCGGCACCACGCGCACGGCGGCGCCGGGGTGCCGCTGGTGACCGGGGCGCTCCTTGTCTACTTCACCGCGTACGTGCTCCTGTCCGGGTTCCGGCTGCTTCCGGTCGTCGCCGTGGCCGGGAACACGGAGACCGCGCGGAGCGCCGGGGCGGCCGCGCGCGGCTCCGCCGGGACACCGGGGTGGGGCGATCGTCCCGAGCTGTCACAGGCGTGCCGGCTGTCGATGGGGATCGCGATGCTCGCCATGCTGGTCACGCTCTGA
- a CDS encoding FUSC family protein translates to MSTTTPHARRPRRPRPPSGARRLPLAGVLRLGRPSDIWFKPALSVVASVAPPNLLLLALGRLDLAMYTMAGSLCALYAHHRPYAARARVLAGVVLGMLAGLAASLTAASLTTNPVLLVAVGALLAAVQKVLCDATRIGPPGHVVLCFVSSASLFVPQTPGEVPGHLALGAAAGVWAWIVGMAPGLFRPHGPERRATAHALHAAAAYAGTGGVGAGSARTRAAAAAAVHGAWQSLLSTGARSAPRRALERLVVRAEVAIAAPADTEPERLRDWARALRGTGPVPHPDDLGEAAGELLGVETELAVGQRPLSHRLGPLAPIALRVALGCSLAGWASLSLGVGRPYWALVTAASLYQTNVTLTWSRGVQRVVGNLVGVLVFAALVPLAHLGQAALVLICLALNFGAEALIGRNYWLGSVCVTPMALLITEFAHLQRPGELMTDRVVDTVVGALVGFAAAVAVTNRRAGDRVEGALDAVERADERAARVLRSGRPAPGALEAARRELVGAVVELRATADAAAGEWWQRALPEERLMRVERSGHRTLAATVRRQGPHSVEDVQA, encoded by the coding sequence ATGAGCACCACGACCCCCCACGCCCGCCGGCCGCGCCGCCCCCGTCCCCCGTCGGGCGCCCGGCGTCTCCCGCTGGCCGGGGTGCTCCGCCTCGGCCGGCCCTCGGACATCTGGTTCAAGCCCGCGCTGAGCGTGGTCGCGTCGGTAGCGCCGCCGAATCTGCTCCTCCTCGCGCTCGGCCGGCTGGACCTGGCCATGTACACCATGGCCGGCTCGCTCTGCGCGCTCTACGCCCACCACCGTCCGTACGCGGCCCGGGCCCGCGTCCTCGCGGGCGTGGTGCTCGGGATGCTCGCCGGACTCGCCGCGTCCCTGACCGCGGCCTCCCTCACCACGAACCCCGTCCTGCTGGTCGCGGTCGGCGCCCTGCTGGCCGCCGTGCAGAAGGTGCTGTGCGACGCCACCCGGATCGGGCCCCCCGGCCATGTGGTCCTCTGCTTCGTCAGCTCCGCCTCCCTCTTCGTGCCGCAGACGCCCGGCGAGGTCCCCGGCCATCTCGCGCTCGGTGCCGCCGCGGGCGTCTGGGCCTGGATCGTCGGCATGGCGCCGGGACTGTTCCGCCCGCACGGACCCGAACGCCGGGCCACCGCCCACGCACTCCACGCGGCCGCGGCGTACGCCGGGACAGGAGGCGTCGGTGCCGGATCCGCCCGGACCCGCGCCGCCGCGGCCGCCGCCGTGCACGGGGCCTGGCAGTCACTTCTCTCCACCGGTGCCCGATCCGCCCCCCGGCGCGCCCTCGAACGGCTCGTCGTACGCGCGGAGGTGGCGATCGCCGCGCCCGCCGACACGGAGCCCGAGCGGCTGCGCGACTGGGCCCGCGCTCTGCGCGGCACCGGCCCGGTACCGCACCCGGACGACCTGGGGGAGGCCGCGGGTGAACTTCTCGGCGTCGAGACCGAACTCGCCGTCGGACAGCGGCCGTTGTCGCACCGACTCGGTCCGCTGGCCCCGATCGCGCTCCGGGTCGCCCTCGGCTGCTCGCTGGCCGGCTGGGCCTCACTCTCCCTCGGCGTGGGCCGCCCCTACTGGGCCCTCGTCACCGCGGCCTCGCTCTACCAGACCAATGTCACCCTGACCTGGAGCCGAGGTGTGCAACGCGTCGTCGGCAACCTCGTCGGCGTCCTGGTCTTCGCGGCCCTCGTCCCGCTCGCCCACCTGGGCCAGGCCGCCCTCGTCCTGATCTGCCTCGCGCTCAACTTCGGAGCCGAGGCGCTGATCGGCCGCAACTACTGGCTCGGCAGTGTCTGCGTCACCCCCATGGCCCTGCTCATCACCGAGTTCGCGCACCTCCAGCGGCCCGGCGAACTGATGACCGACCGGGTGGTGGACACCGTGGTGGGGGCACTGGTCGGCTTCGCCGCGGCGGTGGCCGTCACCAACCGGCGGGCCGGCGACCGCGTGGAGGGCGCCCTCGACGCCGTCGAGCGCGCCGACGAGCGCGCCGCGCGGGTCCTCCGCTCCGGGCGTCCCGCGCCCGGCGCCCTCGAGGCCGCCCGCCGCGAGTTGGTCGGCGCCGTCGTCGAACTGCGGGCCACCGCCGACGCCGCGGCCGGCGAATGGTGGCAACGCGCCCTGCCGGAGGAGCGGCTGATGCGGGTGGAACGGTCCGGACACCGTACGCTCGCGGCGACGGTACGACGGCAGGGACCGCATTCCGTGGAGGACGTACAGGCATGA
- a CDS encoding MarR family winged helix-turn-helix transcriptional regulator encodes MTAANGRAAVPGDTMAAVVRQWRAVHPGIDTGPMEIIGRINRSAALLQQAEDAPLRRAGLTRPEFDVLGTLRRTGHELTPSEIARETFSSGAAVTKRLKQLTERGLVERRGDTRDRRVAHVRLTDAGRELVDGVLPQQLAYETTALSGIDLGRQRELASLLGELLGQLEGRLGVPRG; translated from the coding sequence ATGACGGCAGCGAACGGGCGGGCGGCGGTGCCCGGCGACACGATGGCCGCGGTCGTGCGGCAGTGGCGGGCGGTCCATCCCGGCATCGACACCGGCCCGATGGAGATCATCGGCCGGATCAACCGCTCCGCCGCGCTCCTCCAGCAGGCCGAGGACGCGCCGCTGCGCCGGGCCGGGCTGACCCGCCCCGAGTTCGACGTCCTCGGGACGCTGCGCCGTACCGGACACGAGCTGACCCCCAGTGAGATCGCCCGTGAGACGTTCTCCTCGGGCGCGGCCGTCACCAAGCGGCTCAAGCAGCTGACGGAACGCGGCCTGGTCGAGCGCCGTGGCGACACCCGTGACCGCCGGGTCGCGCACGTCCGCCTGACCGACGCGGGCCGCGAACTCGTCGACGGCGTCCTGCCCCAGCAGCTCGCCTACGAGACGACGGCCCTGTCCGGCATCGATCTCGGCCGACAGCGTGAACTCGCCTCACTCCTGGGGGAGTTGCTCGGTCAGCTGGAGGGGCGGCTCGGAGTTCCGCGCGGCTGA
- a CDS encoding VOC family protein, translating into MVHVLSSRTLLRPADPERSRAFYGGQLGLAVHREFGTGPERGTVYFLGGGFLEVSGRSDVPPSPALRLWLQVADATAAHEELAAAGVEVLRPPVKEPWGLVEMWIADPDGTEIVLVEIPADHPLRYRPGI; encoded by the coding sequence ATGGTGCATGTACTGAGCAGCCGGACCCTTCTGCGTCCCGCCGACCCGGAGCGCTCCCGGGCCTTCTACGGCGGGCAGTTGGGCCTCGCCGTCCACCGGGAGTTCGGCACGGGTCCCGAGCGCGGCACGGTCTACTTCCTCGGCGGCGGGTTCCTGGAGGTCTCCGGCCGTTCCGACGTACCGCCCTCGCCCGCGCTCAGGCTGTGGCTCCAGGTGGCCGACGCCACCGCGGCGCACGAGGAGCTCGCGGCCGCCGGTGTCGAGGTCCTGCGTCCACCGGTGAAGGAGCCCTGGGGGCTGGTCGAGATGTGGATCGCGGACCCGGACGGCACGGAGATCGTGCTCGTGGAGATCCCCGCGGATCATCCGCTGCGCTACCGCCCCGGAATCTGA
- a CDS encoding GNAT family N-acetyltransferase: MDTAASHGLTFRDATDADVDVLVALIESAYRGDSSRAGWTTEADILQGQRTDPEGVLAVVKGPDSRLLTVERDGAVVACCQLEHRGDHAYFGMFAVSPTLQGGGLGKVILAEAERYARETWGVAEMHMTVISVRDDLIAWYERRGYRRTGRMTPFPYGDERFGVPQRDDLRFELLVKPLA, from the coding sequence ATGGACACCGCCGCCTCCCACGGACTGACCTTCCGCGACGCCACCGACGCGGACGTGGACGTCCTCGTCGCGCTGATCGAGTCCGCGTACCGCGGGGACTCCAGCCGCGCCGGCTGGACCACGGAGGCGGACATCCTCCAGGGGCAGCGGACCGACCCGGAGGGTGTGCTCGCGGTGGTCAAGGGGCCCGACAGCCGGCTGCTGACCGTCGAGCGGGACGGCGCCGTCGTGGCCTGCTGCCAGCTGGAGCACCGTGGCGACCACGCCTACTTCGGGATGTTCGCGGTCAGCCCGACGCTCCAGGGCGGCGGCCTCGGCAAGGTGATCCTGGCGGAGGCGGAGCGGTACGCGCGCGAGACCTGGGGGGTCGCGGAGATGCACATGACCGTGATCTCCGTACGCGACGACCTCATCGCCTGGTACGAGCGGCGCGGCTACCGCCGTACGGGACGGATGACCCCGTTCCCGTACGGCGACGAGCGCTTCGGTGTCCCCCAGCGCGACGACCTGCGGTTCGAGCTGCTGGTCAAGCCGCTGGCCTGA
- a CDS encoding glycerophosphodiester phosphodiesterase: MNFLTIGHRGVMGVEPENTLRSFIAAQNAGLDLIELDLHLSKDGALVVMHDADVDRTTDGSGPISEMTLAELRALDAGRGERVPVFEEVLDAVRAPLQAEIKDTAAARALADVMHRRDLVGRVEVSSFHDEAIAEITRLVPGVRTALIASRYGVDVVDRAVEAGAATVCLNIRRLTLEVVEYARTCGLRVIGWVVNTQDQLRLVRALELDGATTDYPEIKRTGRFTA, encoded by the coding sequence TTGAACTTCCTCACCATCGGTCATCGCGGAGTGATGGGTGTCGAGCCCGAGAACACCCTCCGTTCCTTCATCGCCGCCCAGAACGCGGGCCTCGACCTGATCGAACTCGATCTGCATCTGAGCAAGGACGGCGCGCTCGTCGTCATGCACGACGCGGACGTGGACCGTACGACCGACGGTTCGGGGCCCATCTCCGAGATGACGCTCGCGGAGCTGCGGGCGCTGGACGCCGGGCGCGGTGAGCGCGTACCCGTCTTCGAAGAGGTCCTGGACGCCGTCAGGGCGCCGTTGCAGGCCGAGATCAAGGACACGGCGGCCGCGCGGGCGCTGGCCGACGTGATGCACCGGCGCGACCTGGTGGGACGCGTCGAGGTGTCGTCGTTCCACGACGAGGCGATCGCCGAGATCACCCGGCTCGTGCCGGGCGTCCGCACCGCGCTCATCGCGAGCCGGTACGGCGTCGACGTCGTGGACCGCGCGGTGGAGGCCGGGGCTGCGACCGTCTGTCTCAACATCCGCCGGCTGACGCTGGAGGTCGTGGAGTACGCCCGCACGTGCGGCCTGCGGGTCATCGGGTGGGTGGTGAACACCCAGGACCAGCTGCGGCTGGTGCGCGCGCTGGAGCTGGACGGCGCGACCACCGACTACCCGGAGATCAAGCGCACCGGCCGCTTCACGGCGTGA
- a CDS encoding DUF6421 family protein — protein MTEILVQVGTEEQVPPVGRVVEHPAWPVLKDAVEEIRPWQSKDGSIDLGAEGAPDAAAVESAVRRATDAVERLSPLLPHDAAYHEALVKDLRGWADGGFQVPDFLDSLLAFQPAANREDGLQHLVVFPMYTQNGNPDRNFEAVVLRMVWPDWLAELERTRYDNPLFCGITFEDFTAGYDTNSAVLFPETIAVREAPARFSWGGIFCDREAARFRAVTEAAVDVLGLQLPEDIAAMVQDQERCEQAFVLWDMVHDRTHSHGDLPFDPFMIKQRQPFWMYGLEELRCDLTAFKEAVKLEAEGHQHGRDVQYAVLFDRMFRFPVTGDRVRNYDGLGGQLLFAYLHKHEVVRWTDNKLHIDWERAPQVTNQLCAEIEDLYRAGIDRPKLVHWFKAYELVSAYLAPHPGSRWAKGPDALDLDLPPRKLVDDVLPDEFPLSMFYEALSKKLKNVIASTKGITAAGAERVAA, from the coding sequence ATGACGGAAATTCTTGTGCAGGTGGGTACGGAGGAGCAGGTTCCTCCCGTGGGCAGGGTGGTGGAGCACCCGGCTTGGCCCGTGCTCAAGGATGCCGTGGAGGAGATCCGGCCATGGCAGTCCAAGGACGGGTCGATCGACCTCGGGGCGGAGGGGGCGCCGGACGCCGCCGCCGTGGAGTCGGCCGTGCGCCGGGCGACGGACGCCGTCGAGCGGCTTTCCCCGTTGCTGCCGCACGACGCGGCGTACCACGAGGCGCTCGTGAAGGATCTGCGCGGCTGGGCCGACGGGGGCTTCCAGGTCCCCGACTTCCTGGACTCGCTGCTGGCCTTCCAGCCCGCCGCCAACCGTGAGGACGGCCTCCAGCACCTGGTGGTCTTCCCGATGTACACGCAGAACGGCAACCCGGACCGCAACTTCGAGGCGGTCGTGCTGCGCATGGTCTGGCCGGACTGGCTGGCCGAGCTGGAGCGCACCCGCTACGACAACCCGCTGTTCTGCGGGATCACCTTCGAGGACTTCACGGCGGGCTACGACACCAACTCGGCCGTCCTCTTCCCGGAGACCATCGCGGTGCGCGAGGCGCCGGCCCGCTTCAGCTGGGGCGGCATCTTCTGCGACCGCGAGGCCGCGCGCTTCCGCGCCGTCACCGAGGCCGCCGTGGACGTCCTGGGCCTTCAGCTGCCCGAGGACATCGCCGCCATGGTGCAGGACCAGGAGCGCTGCGAGCAGGCCTTCGTGCTGTGGGACATGGTCCACGACCGCACCCACAGCCATGGCGACCTGCCGTTCGACCCGTTCATGATCAAGCAGCGGCAGCCGTTCTGGATGTACGGCCTCGAAGAGCTGCGCTGCGACCTCACCGCCTTCAAGGAGGCCGTGAAGCTGGAGGCCGAGGGCCACCAGCACGGCCGTGACGTGCAGTACGCGGTGCTCTTCGACCGGATGTTCCGTTTCCCGGTCACCGGCGACCGCGTCCGCAACTACGACGGCCTCGGCGGCCAGCTCCTCTTCGCCTACCTGCACAAGCACGAGGTCGTCCGCTGGACCGACAACAAGCTGCACATCGACTGGGAGCGTGCCCCGCAGGTCACCAACCAGCTGTGCGCCGAGATCGAGGACCTGTACCGCGCCGGTATCGACCGTCCCAAGCTCGTCCACTGGTTCAAGGCGTACGAGCTCGTCTCCGCCTATCTCGCCCCGCACCCGGGATCGCGCTGGGCCAAGGGCCCGGACGCCCTGGATCTGGACCTTCCCCCGCGTAAGCTCGTCGACGACGTGCTTCCGGACGAGTTTCCGCTGAGCATGTTCTATGAGGCGCTCTCCAAGAAGCTGAAGAACGTGATCGCCTCCACCAAGGGCATCACCGCGGCCGGCGCCGAGCGGGTCGCCGCGTGA
- a CDS encoding SDR family NAD(P)-dependent oxidoreductase, which yields MANGALSGAVIAVAGAGGPAGRATLARLADAGATVVGSDNDPERLAAAVDAARYGHGGATVVGDTVDLLDLQSTREWATRVEKDFGRVDGLVHLVGGWRGSETFTKTSLDDWDFLELLLVRTVQHTSLAFHEALQRSDRGRYLLISAAAASKPTAGNAAYAAGKAAAEAWTLAMADFFRKAGGAEGPTSAAAILVVKALVHDAMRAERPNAKFAGFTDVDALAESIAGVWDLPAGEVNGKRLWLTEKP from the coding sequence ATGGCGAACGGAGCTCTCAGCGGTGCGGTGATCGCGGTGGCCGGCGCGGGTGGACCCGCCGGACGCGCGACGCTGGCCCGGCTCGCCGACGCGGGCGCGACCGTCGTCGGCTCGGACAACGACCCCGAGCGCCTCGCGGCGGCCGTGGACGCGGCCCGCTACGGGCACGGCGGCGCCACCGTCGTCGGGGACACGGTCGACCTGCTCGACCTGCAGTCGACCCGCGAGTGGGCCACCCGCGTCGAGAAGGACTTCGGCCGGGTCGACGGTCTGGTGCACCTCGTCGGCGGCTGGCGCGGCAGCGAGACCTTCACCAAGACGAGCCTGGACGACTGGGACTTCCTCGAACTGCTGCTGGTCCGTACCGTGCAGCACACCTCCCTCGCGTTCCACGAGGCGCTCCAGCGCAGCGACCGCGGCCGGTACCTCCTGATCAGCGCCGCGGCCGCGAGCAAGCCGACCGCGGGCAACGCCGCCTACGCCGCGGGCAAGGCCGCCGCGGAGGCGTGGACGCTCGCCATGGCCGACTTCTTCCGCAAGGCGGGGGGCGCGGAGGGTCCCACCTCGGCGGCTGCCATCCTGGTGGTCAAGGCACTGGTGCACGACGCGATGCGCGCCGAGCGCCCGAACGCGAAGTTCGCGGGCTTCACGGACGTCGACGCGCTGGCGGAGTCCATCGCGGGCGTCTGGGACCTGCCCGCCGGTGAAGTGAACGGAAAACGTCTGTGGCTGACCGAGAAGCCGTGA
- a CDS encoding threonine aldolase family protein, with amino-acid sequence MNPPKTDARRHHDPAVRGFASDNYAGAHPEVLAAVALANGGHQVAYGEDDYTANLQRIIRSHFGATAEAYPVFNGTGANVVALQAVTDRWGAVICAESAHINVDEGGAPERMGGLKLLTVPTPDGKLTPELIDRQAYGWDDEHRAMPQVVSITQSTELGTLYTPDEIRDICDHAHAHGMKVHLDGSRIANAAASLDVPMRTFTNAVGVDILSLGGTKNGALYGEAVVVLDPDAVRQMKHLRKLSMQLASKMRFVSVQLEALLAKDLWLRNARHSNAMAQRLAEGVRSVHGVEILHPVQANAVFARLPHDVSERLQKRHRFYFWDEAAGDVRWMCSFDTTEDDVDGFLAALKEEMAQHQG; translated from the coding sequence GTGAACCCTCCCAAGACCGACGCCCGGCGCCACCACGACCCGGCCGTCCGCGGTTTCGCCAGCGACAACTACGCGGGCGCCCACCCCGAGGTGCTCGCGGCGGTGGCGCTCGCCAACGGCGGACACCAGGTCGCGTACGGCGAGGACGACTACACGGCGAACCTCCAGCGGATCATCCGCAGCCACTTCGGTGCCACCGCGGAGGCCTACCCGGTCTTCAACGGCACCGGGGCCAACGTGGTCGCGCTCCAGGCGGTCACCGACCGCTGGGGCGCGGTGATCTGCGCCGAGAGCGCGCACATCAACGTCGACGAGGGCGGCGCGCCCGAGCGCATGGGCGGCCTCAAGCTGCTCACCGTCCCCACCCCCGACGGCAAGCTCACCCCCGAGCTGATCGACCGGCAGGCGTACGGCTGGGACGACGAGCACCGTGCCATGCCGCAGGTCGTCTCGATCACCCAGAGCACCGAGCTCGGCACGCTCTACACGCCCGACGAGATCCGGGACATCTGCGACCACGCCCACGCGCACGGCATGAAGGTGCACCTGGACGGGTCCCGGATAGCCAACGCGGCCGCCTCGCTCGACGTCCCGATGCGGACCTTCACCAACGCGGTGGGCGTCGACATCCTGAGCCTCGGCGGCACCAAGAACGGCGCGCTGTACGGGGAGGCGGTCGTCGTCCTCGACCCGGACGCCGTCCGGCAGATGAAGCATCTGCGCAAGCTCTCCATGCAGCTGGCCTCCAAGATGCGCTTCGTCTCGGTGCAGTTGGAGGCGCTGCTCGCCAAGGACCTGTGGCTGCGCAACGCCCGCCACTCCAACGCGATGGCCCAGCGGCTGGCCGAGGGCGTCCGCTCGGTGCACGGCGTGGAGATCCTCCACCCGGTCCAGGCCAACGCGGTCTTCGCCCGCCTCCCGCACGACGTGAGCGAGCGGCTGCAGAAGCGACACCGCTTCTACTTCTGGGACGAGGCCGCGGGCGACGTCCGCTGGATGTGCTCCTTCGACACGACCGAGGACGACGTCGACGGATTCCTCGCCGCGCTCAAGGAGGAGATGGCCCAGCACCAGGGCTGA
- a CDS encoding transglutaminase domain-containing protein, which produces MELIQENPDLSAYLADDEVIDHRHPLVRETAARLAKGAADSYTYARAAFEFVRDAIPHSQDSGDPRVTWRASDVLERRTGICYAKAHALAALLRAEDISTGFCYQKFEQVHGLVAVRFRGAWHRQDPRGNKPGVDARFSLDGERLAFTPDPESNDLDYPVLYAEPHPVVLSALRAATDRPHLWKTLPTAL; this is translated from the coding sequence ATGGAGCTCATCCAGGAAAACCCCGACCTCTCCGCCTACTTGGCCGACGACGAGGTGATCGACCACCGGCATCCGCTGGTACGGGAGACGGCCGCGCGGCTTGCCAAGGGGGCGGCCGACTCGTATACCTATGCGCGGGCGGCCTTCGAATTCGTGCGCGACGCCATCCCGCACTCGCAGGACTCCGGTGATCCGCGGGTCACCTGGCGCGCCTCCGACGTCCTGGAACGGCGCACCGGCATCTGTTACGCGAAGGCGCACGCCCTGGCCGCGCTGCTGCGTGCCGAGGACATCTCGACGGGGTTCTGCTACCAGAAGTTCGAGCAGGTGCACGGGCTGGTGGCGGTCCGTTTCCGCGGTGCCTGGCATCGGCAGGACCCCCGTGGCAACAAACCCGGGGTGGACGCGCGGTTCTCCCTGGACGGCGAGCGGCTCGCGTTCACGCCCGATCCGGAGTCCAATGACCTGGACTATCCGGTCCTGTACGCTGAACCGCATCCGGTCGTGCTGAGCGCGCTCAGGGCCGCCACCGACCGGCCTCACCTCTGGAAGACGCTCCCCACCGCACTCTGA